In the genome of Candidatus Nitrosotenuis sp. DW1, one region contains:
- the hsp20 gene encoding archaeal heat shock protein Hsp20, whose translation MWFDNQLDQMFRSLSDRFFNMDDDFELAKYAFTHPYSYGYSMIMGNNGRPLIRHYGTPVPGLITSDVREPFVDEVVDKSGNTLKLVAEMPGVDKKDIKVTIEGKYAKISAEHGERKYQTQIPLKYKVDENSTKATYANGILEVSFRLIEQKPKGKAITID comes from the coding sequence ATGTGGTTTGATAACCAACTCGACCAAATGTTTCGAAGTTTGTCAGACCGATTTTTTAACATGGATGACGACTTTGAATTAGCAAAATATGCATTCACACATCCATATTCCTATGGTTATTCAATGATCATGGGAAATAATGGAAGGCCTCTGATCAGGCATTATGGAACCCCAGTTCCCGGCTTGATAACATCTGATGTGAGAGAGCCGTTTGTTGACGAGGTAGTTGACAAAAGCGGTAACACGCTCAAACTTGTGGCAGAAATGCCGGGAGTTGACAAAAAAGACATCAAAGTGACAATCGAAGGCAAGTACGCAAAAATAAGTGCAGAACATGGAGAGCGAAAATACCAGACACAAATACCACTCAAATACAAAGTCGATGAAAATTCCACCAAAGCAACATACGCAAATGGCATACTCGAAGTCTCATTCAGACTGATCGAGCAAAAGCCAAAGGGAAAAGCCATAACAATCGATTAG